TCAGCATCGTCGCGATGGTCGTTTTTGGCGCCCCGGAAATGCTCGCGTCCTTTCTCGGGCTGTTTGGCAAGGATTTAAGCTTCACGGGGAGGGTTGAACTCTGGCAGGCCGTGCTGGCGATGACGGAAGGTAAATGGCTGATGGGCTGGGGATTCGGGGCCTTCTGGGTGATGGATAGCCCACACCTTGTGCCCCTGTTCGAGGCGTTTCCCTGGCTGCCGAACCAGTCGCACCAGGGGTATATCGACATCATCAGCCAGACGGGCGTCGTAGGTTTCGGGTTACTGATGGCGATGATCGTCGCCTACTTCAATCGACTCGGCGCACTCCAAAAAGGACAGATCTGGAAGTGGCTAATGCTCAGCCTGCTGGTGCTCAACTTTCAGGAGTCGATCTTCTTTCGGCCGCGGCATTTCGGGCATTTCCTGTTCGTGTTTTCGTACCTGGCTCTGCATGTGGACCTGGTCAAGGAGCACGAGCGGGCGCGCATTCGGGGGAGCCGATGAAGCCGGCTGCCGAATCCAGTTACCGATCCGACATCGACGGACTTAGGGCCATCGCGGTGATGGCTGTGCTGGGATATCATGTAATGCCGCATCTTGCGCCGGGCGGATTCGCCGGCGTCGACGTGTTTTTTGTGATCTCGGGGTACCTCATCACTCGCTTGTTATGGCGCGACCTCGAGGGCGCGACGTTCTCACTGGCAGGCTTCTACGAGCGCCGCATCCGGCGCCTGTTGCCGGCGCTGGTGGTGGTGATTCTGGTGTGCGCCGGCGTGGAAATGGGGATCGGCCTGCCGGACGAAGTGCGGGCGTTCGGGTGGAGCGCGATGGCGTCGGTCGTGTATCTATCCAACCATTACTTTCTTTCGCAGAACGACTACTTCGCCGAGGACGTCGCCCTCAACCCGCTGCTGCACACGTGGTCGCTGTCGGTCGAGGAGCAGTTCTACCTCCTATTCCCCCTGGTGATGATGCTGGCGTACCGCTATCGCCGGCATGCGCTCGCCGGGCTCGTGGTGCTGGCGGGGCTTTCATTTTTGGCCGGCGAAGTGATGTTGCGTTTTAATCCCTCGGCGGCGTTCTACCTGATGCCGACTCGTCTGTGGGAGTTGTTGCTGGGCGGTATCATCGCCCTGGCGCCCCACCGGGAGTGGCCGCGGTGGAGAGCGGAGGGGGCCGTGGCCGCGGGACTGGCCATGATCGCGTACAGCATTGTCCTGTTTTCGGAAGCGACACCGTTTCCGGGAGTGTACGCGCTCGTGCCCGTCTGCGGCGCGGCGCTGGTATTGGTGGGAGGGCAGACGGCCGGCGTCGGGCTGAGTAGGCTGTTGGCCCTGTCGCCCGCACGGTTTCTTGGGAAGATCTCGTACTCCGTCTATCTGTGGCACTGGCCGATCGTCGTATTTTACAAGCTACAGATCAGCCCCCAGCCGTCGTCGCACGAGCGGCTGGGATTGATAGTCGCGTCACTCGTCGCCGGCTACCTGAGCTGGCGTCTCGTGGAGCACCCGCTGCGCGCCCACCGCACAGGCCGGCAGCCGCGAATCGTCTGGGCGGGGGGCGTGGCGGCCACGGTGGTCGTGGCGCTGGTCGGCGGGTGGTTTGTGATCACCGAGGGCGGCAAAAGCCGATTTACAGGCAGCCAGCTCGGTTTTATCTCCTATCTTAACTACGATGCCGATCCGTACTTTCGCACCAACACTTGCTTCCTGACGAGCGAGTCGGACAACCTCGCGTATTTCGACGAGGTTGGTTGCGTGAACTACGACCCCGGCCGGCGCAACGTCATGATCCTGGGCGACAGCCACGCCGCGCAGTATTACGCCGGTCTGGCGAGACGGCGGCCGGACATCCAGTTTGCCCAGGTGACGGCCTCGGGCTGCCGGCCCGTGCTTGGCGCCGAAGGCGAACCCCGCTGCACCGGGCTCATGGAGAAGGCGTTTACGACCTACCTGTCCGAGCACGAATACGACGCCGTCATCCTCGCCGGCCGGTGGGAGACGGCGGATCTGCCGCGGCT
This region of Rhodothermales bacterium genomic DNA includes:
- a CDS encoding acyltransferase family protein yields the protein MKPAAESSYRSDIDGLRAIAVMAVLGYHVMPHLAPGGFAGVDVFFVISGYLITRLLWRDLEGATFSLAGFYERRIRRLLPALVVVILVCAGVEMGIGLPDEVRAFGWSAMASVVYLSNHYFLSQNDYFAEDVALNPLLHTWSLSVEEQFYLLFPLVMMLAYRYRRHALAGLVVLAGLSFLAGEVMLRFNPSAAFYLMPTRLWELLLGGIIALAPHREWPRWRAEGAVAAGLAMIAYSIVLFSEATPFPGVYALVPVCGAALVLVGGQTAGVGLSRLLALSPARFLGKISYSVYLWHWPIVVFYKLQISPQPSSHERLGLIVASLVAGYLSWRLVEHPLRAHRTGRQPRIVWAGGVAATVVVALVGGWFVITEGGKSRFTGSQLGFISYLNYDADPYFRTNTCFLTSESDNLAYFDEVGCVNYDPGRRNVMILGDSHAAQYYAGLARRRPDIQFAQVTASGCRPVLGAEGEPRCTGLMEKAFTTYLSEHEYDAVILAGRWETADLPRLPETVRMLSYQVGQVIVLGPIMEYRQALPRLLARHEATDADVEAAQFYSEIKEMDRLIEEVLRDSPGAYFSIFDTLCDGRDCQMIATNGQPLQFDSSHLTYQGAVDVVGALLKQGMLR